The proteins below come from a single Cinclus cinclus chromosome 23, bCinCin1.1, whole genome shotgun sequence genomic window:
- the SLC35E2B gene encoding solute carrier family 35 member E2B, giving the protein MSAVTSAPTPEASSPPQLEEKPKGKSLFQLGSLFANRSEKFVIARSDSLPEENVLKITITETTVIESDLGIWNSHALIYLTLWFFFSFCTLFLNKYILSLLEGEPSMLGAVQMLSTTFIGCIKMFVPCCLYQHKTRISYPPNFIMIMLFVGLMRFATVVLGLVSLKNVAVSFAETVKSSAPIFTVIMSRMILGEYTGLLVNLSLIPVMGGLALCTATEISFNILGFSAALSTNIMDCLQNVFSKKLLSGDKYRFSAPELQFYTSAAAVVMLIPAWIFFMDVPVIGKSGRSFSYNQDIVILLLIDGVLFHLQSVTAYALMGKISPVTFSVASTVKHALSIWLSIIVFGNKITSLSAVGTVLVTVGVLLYNKAKQHQQETLHSLAMAPQPLPGPTEDTEPLIPKDLEPYD; this is encoded by the exons CCGACACCGGAGGCCTCGAGTCCTCCCCAGCTGGAGGAGAAGCCAAAGGGAAAATCCCTGTTCCAGCTGGGCTCACTCTTTGCTAACAGGAGTGAGAAATTTGTGATTGCTCGCAGTGACAGTTTGCCAGAGGAGAATGTCCTGAAAATCACAATCACAGAGACCACTGTCATCGAGTCCGACCTGGGCATCTGGAATTCCCATGCTCTCATCTACCTCACTCTGTggtttttcttcagcttttgcaCTCTGTTCCTTAACAAATACATTCTGTCCTTGCTGGAGGGAGAGCCCAGCATGCTTG GTGCTGTTCAAATGCTTTCCACCACCTTCATTGGCTGCATCAAGATGTTTGTCCCGTGCTGTCTCTACCAGCACAAAACCCGCATCTCCTACCCCCCCAATTTCATCATGATCATGCTCTTTGTTGGATTAATGAG ATTTGCAACAGTGGTCCTGGGCCTGGTCAGCCTGAAGAACGTGGCAGTTTCATTTGCAGAAACTGTGAAAAGCTCTGCTCCTATTTTCACTGTCATCATGTCCCGGATGATTTTGGGAGAATACACTG GATTGCTGGTGAATCTCTCCCTGATCCCTGTGATGGGAGGGCTGGCTCTGTGCACTGCCACTGAAATCAGCTTCAACATCCTGGGCTTCTCTGCAGCCCTGTCCACCAACATCATGGACTG TTTGCAAAATGTCTTTTCCAAAAAACTACTCAGTGGAGATAAATACAGATTTTC agccccagaGCTTCAGTTCTACAcaagtgcagctgctgtggttATGCTTATTCCAGCTTGGATATTTTTCATG GATGTGCCTGTGATTGGGAAAAGTGGGAGGAGCTTCAGCTACAACCAGGATATTGTCATTCTCCTGCTGATAGATGGAGTCCTGTTCCACCTGCAGAGTGTCACAGCCTATGCCTTGATGGGCAAAATTTCTCCTGTGACTTTCAG CGTTGCCAGCACAGTCAAACACGCCCTGTCCATCTGGCTCAGCATCATCGTGTTTGGGAACAAGATCACCAGCCTGTCGGCCGTGGGCACTGTCCTGGTCACCGTGGGGGTCCTGCTCTACAACAAGGCCAAACAGCACCAGCAGGAGAccctgcacagcctggccaTGGCCCCACAGCCCCTGCCGGGACCCACCGAGGACACCGAGCCCCTGATCCCCAAGGATTTGGAACCCTATGATTAA